Genomic window (Chryseobacterium bernardetii):
TGTATTGGCAGAAACTCCTGCTACAAAATCAAGATATTTTCTTCCGTCTGTACCGTAAATATAACTTCCTTCTGCCTTTTCAACTTCAAAGCCTGCAGCAAATTTTGTGGTTTGTGCCTGATATATATAAAAATCTTTATGCATTTCCATTGTCTCGAAAAATTTCAGCAAAGCTATAAAAGATTCGCCAAATGCCGAAATTATTGCCGGAGAATAAAAATATCACCCTTAATTACTTAAGAGTGATATTAAATGAAATATTAAGATTCGTTTAAACTTATAATACTTTTTCCACAGTTACATAACTGTCGGTGGTAACGGTATAATTGGTTGTACCACTTACCTCCGTAATAGACTCCAGGGTAATATATTGCCCCTGAACTGCATATACTGAAATATCCAGGCTAATCTTCCTGTTGGTTCCGTCAAAATTAACCGTGTCTTCCAGCAATTGAAACTTTTTCACATCATTCAGGTATAAACTGGCCCCTAATCTATTGCTAAATGTTCCGGCTGGGCCTGTAAAGGTAAGGCTCACATTAACTCTGTATAATCCAGTCTGTCTGACATACAACCTGTTAAGATCAGCTCCTGTTGTAGGAACATTAGTTTTCAGTTTTAAAGGATCAGCAAGGAAATTAGGTTTATCAACAGTATTATTGATGGGTAAAAAAGCGGTACCATCAGTAGTGGAAACAGAATTCAACCTAAACCTTGAAATATTATCAGATTCTATTTCAAAAGCTTTGCTCCATACGAGCCCGTCAAAAACCATTACCTGGCCTGTACTTTTAACAAACAGCAGCATTCCTCTCAATTCCTCTATTCTGGTTGCCGGGGCACTTGCTCCTGTGTAAGGAAGGTCTGTTACTGCGTTTACAGCCGGAAGCCCGAAACCTTTCACACCTGCTGCCTCACTGGTATTAGTGATATACATCATTACGCGGTCATTTCCACTGGCATTAGAGTCCGGATTGGCAATACTGGTGAAATTCACCTGTGCACTGTAAATATTGATAGCCAATAAAGACAGTCCGAATATATATTTTTTCATCTTAATAAGCTTTAATTAAACGTGCTGCGAGATAGGAATTGATTGAATTGGAATCTGTACCATATGCGGAAAGAGACCCTCCTGACCCTCCAATGGTCCTGATGGTAGGAATAACTCTTAATTCTGCTCCTGCCGGTAAAGAAAGAGTCTGGGCGAAACTGCATGTTTTGTTTCCGTTGGTATCGATAACAAATATCAGCGAATAATTGGATTTGGTGACAATAGTTTCCCAGTTTCCGGTAGGTGTATATCTCACCTGCAGTGTCAGTTTAAATTCCGTTACCCCAATCTGAGCTCCAAGAGATCCGCCTGTAAAACCTAAAGCTGCGCCTACATCATAAATCCCGGCCTGCTTTATCGTTACATTAGTTGCATTTTTTAATGTAAGATTATCTACAAGAACTTCACTTTTATCATCCGGAGCTAAATAAACAGCAGAACCTGTTGAAAGACATATTCCTAAACCAAAAGCGATACAAGGAATGGAAATCCCTGAAGAAATTCCTAATCTAGAGCCTTTAGGCTGGTAAATTCCCTGAATCTGTTTGGCAGGATTCCATGCATAGCCATCATATTTATAATACTGATCATCAGCCTTGCTGTAGATAAGTCCGCCTATCAGGTTTGGATAGTCATTAAATAAATCTGTTACTCCTGCATTATACTGCGGAAATGAAGTAAAACTATTGGAATATGGCAGTATGGCTCCTTTGGTTCCGTCCAGAACTTTTACGATATTTTTACTACTATAAATATCTCCACCAATACCGACCTGGGACTGAAAAAAGTATTGGCTAAAAAGTGCTATAATTAATGTAACCTTTTTCATCTTATTGCATATTTATTTTTTCAACAATAATATCTGATATAGAGTTTCCTGTAGTATTCATAGAAAAAAACATATTGTTTCCTACACAACCACCTACCAGCATTGTCTGGTTACCATAAAATCTTAGCCTTGCTCTGTCATTGGCATTAAAAACACCTACATAAGTAAATGCAAGTGATTGCCCTACATCTATAGAACCAACAGGTATTGAACCTAATGAAAGTAAACCACCTGTAGTATTACTTACTGTATTATTAACAGGTCTCCATGTGGCTCCGTTATCTGAGCTAATCTCTAAATTCAGCCTGGAATAAAGATTCGTAGATGCTCCCAAGCAAACAGGAGTTCCTACATTGAGTGCTCCACTTTTAAAAGATACCTTATATAAGCCTCTTGTTTTAAAATTAATTACATTGCTTGTTGTACTCAGCAAATCTACATCTGTTGAAATTTCATTCAATGCCGGAATTCCCGTAGTAAACGGTACATCTACTGCAGCACACTGCTGATTAGATCCTATAATACAATTAGGGAATGGCAATAATACACAGGGGTCACAAGTAGTAGTAACGGTACCGTTCCTTATAAAACGGGCCATTTTATTATTCTTCATGGTAGTAACAATAGGGTCAGAAATCTTCCAACTTGTTCCGTCATTCTGAACAATACTCCCTGTTTCACGGTTAAAGATAATGGATCCTTGAGTTCCATCTCCTGTTGTACCAGTTAATGAGGAAGGTAATACTGAAGTTGTATTCGCTCTCGGTAATCTGGTGGCATAATCATCTTGCTTTACGTGCAATTGTGCCCGAACGTCAGGCTGGAAGCCTGCTGCCTTGGAAATACCTACCTGGGCATTGACCTTTATATTACAGATAATAAAGATCAAGATAATAAATTCTAATTTCATATTGTCTTTTTTTATTGCTTGATCTATTGAATTTATAAAATATTATAATCAGATAATCATACTATTACCAAAAAAATAATAATTCCAAAATATTGGAATAAAGAAAATCAGTAAAAAAGCCCTACTGGAAGGAAAACTCTATGCTTATAGCAGAATAAAAAATATTTTAAAATTGTTCAAATCCTGTTCCTGGATTTGAACAATTTCAGACATTTTTTAGTGATTTGACGCAGTAATATTTCACCAATTAATGATATAAGGAATAACTTTTAAGCCTTACGCTCTCAAAAACAAGGTTTTATTTCTGATTTCCAACAAGATTAAAAAGTTAATTAATCCCAACAATAAAAACGCAAAAAGATTTGATAATCAATGTTATATATTAAAACAAGATAGATTTACTTACAACAAAAATGTATTTATTCAACTCATTTTTACAACTAATCAATTTAGAGTGTAAAAATGAGTTAATCCATATTTTATCATCATTTAGTGATGTAAACATATAAATCTGCCTATTCTCTATAAATGTTAACAATTATATAGAAACTGAGGGTCTGTTTAACCAAAAACCTAGCTGTTCAAATTAAAAAAATAGATTCTAATAAAAAAATGGTAACTCATCATTGCAAATAAAAAAACCGCTTTATAATAAAGCGGTTCATTGTATGATTATTTTCTTACTCTTTTTGGTTTTTTAGCCTCTTCTTTAGCCTGTTCTTTTTCTATAGCTTCCTGGGCTTTATCGTAAAGTTCATTGTCTGAAGTATATTTAATTTCTTCATAATTAGGACTATCTACCAATATATCCTGCCATTTCCTGATCCGGTCTTTGGTATTCCAGTTGAAATCAGGAAACTTTCTTTTTGATGGTTCAATTTTACTCATCGGATAAGTATCAGAGGTAGCGCCAATACTACAGGAAATGATCTGCAAAGCTCTTTCTTCAAATAAAGCGCCAATGATACCACAGGCAGAAAGTGTAATTCCTATTCGTTCCGGTTTTTTGGTCTCTTTATTTACATCATCCACATAAGCAATAGACTGCGCATTTCCAACTACTCTGGCCTCTTTTATATCATTCCCCTGATAGTAAACCGTCATAAATTTACCTTTCACCTGATTGAATTCATCTTTCAGGTTTAAAGAATCTACTTTACTGATAGCGAAAGCATTTCCGATCACTTTTAAAGAGTCTATATTCTCATTCTGGGTATTAAAATAGGCTTCAACTTTATCTCCTGTCACCTGTTTTTCGCCACTCCATAAAATAGGTTTTGTATACATGTGCATAACACCATCTGTTTCATTAAAAGCAATGGAGTCTGCTCTTCCCTGTGCATTGGATTTGTATATTCTTGCTTTTCTATAGGCTCTTAAAAAGCTTTTCTTTATCCTGATATCAAGAGAATCCGGTCTTTGGTAAGTAATGATTTTCTCTGCTGCAAAATATGCGGTATCTTTTTCCATAATTTTAACAGCATAGGGATTTTTGGTTATCATTGAAGAGTCTTTCTTCTCAAAGATTTCACCATATCCTCCTTTTACATATCTTCTTTCTTTGGGGTCATCCAGCTTTACGTTACCGGTTGCTTTTCCAAAACCTGTAATCTGATTAAAATACATATCATCACCTGTAAGGATTTTATCATTATAAAAGATCTTGGAATTCTTATTCAGAAAGGCTTCTTTGGTTTCCATTCTGTAGGTTCCTCTTTCTGTATAAACCCTGTTTTTAGGGTTAGCTCTGTTGGTAATAGTGGTAGGCCCGAAAAACTCAGCTACTTTGGTATTCTGATTTTGTTTGATATTAACTCCTTCTATAATGTATTGGGCATTATCTATTTTAACATTCCCAACAAAGTCAATCATTTTAGTATCCAGAAAATAGGTAGCAGACTTGGTATACATTACATTTCCCTGACTGTCGGAAATAGTTCCTCCTGTATTAAAATAGGCCTGACTCGACAGTTTATCATAATACAGAACATCTGTTTTAATGGTCTGTTTAGGATCCGTAAGAACAACATTCTTTCTGGCAACACCTTTTTGGATATTTCCATCATATTCCATTTCTCCTGCTGTAATAACAGATCCATCGGCATTTTGAAGTTTTGTATTTCCAATGGCTTTGGCAAAGTTTTCTTCACTATAAAGAACAACTTCATCTGCCGTAAGTATAGATCCCTTCTGCTCTATCTGAACATTTCCTACAAAATACTGGTTACCATTATATTTTGTGGGATCTTTAATAATTTTATCTGCGTTGATAAGTTTTATTTTATCTTCAGGTTTCAGTGGCTGCGGTTTTGCAGGTGAAGAAGTCTGTAAATAAGGATCTCTCTTCACAGGAGTTTTATCCTGCGCAAAACCAAGCGTAGAAATAAAGATAAACAGAAAAAGGATTATTCTCATTAATTAGTCATTCTTAGTGCCATAGAAATATAGCGAATGAGAATCAATTTTTACGCCAAATGCTTCTTCAATGGCTTCTTTGATTCCTTGAATTCTTGGGTCACAGAATTCAATAATTTCTTCAATTTCTTTATCAGAGTCTTTTTTGTAGATCACCAGGTGGTCATGCTGTTTGTCAAAATAAGACTTTTCATAAGATGAAGAAGTCAACGTCTTTTCCCCGAACTGATGCTTACGGATTAAACCCGCATCAAGGAAAATTTCAATTGTGTTATAAATAGTTGCTTTAGAGACATGATATTTCTTCTGCATCATCAGAAGATACAGATCATCAACATTGAAGTGATGATCCATATTATAAATTTCTTCTAATATCGTATATCTTTCAGGAGTGTTTCTAAACCCTTTTTCTAGTAAGTAGTTTCTTAAAACATCCTTGATTAAAGCTATATTTTTTTCTTTTTGTACTGTATCCATTAAAAAAATTATCTACAAATTTATTGAATTTTATTTAAATAGATATTATGGTTGAATACTTTGAACCTTAAGAGTTATGACGGAAGTATCCGGACTGTTCAATTTTATTATCATAAACAGTAAGTTCTGTAATAGGAGCAGACTCTACTTCTACGTTGTGCGAAGACACTCCCCAGGCCTTAAAGTCATCACTTCCGATATACTTCACAAAGTTGTAAATGTTAAGGGTAATCTTCTGCTTAACAGTTAAAAGTATATCATTGATATAAGTATTATCTATAATTACATATTTCAGATCCGGTGGTATATCATGTGCTCTTAAAGACGGGTGGCTGCTTCTTGAAGGAATGGTTCCGTCTGCCATTAAATCTTTAAGGACCATATTGAAATAATCGTTGATTCTTCGGTCTACTTTAAATCCTAACAGGAAGTTAATTTTATATACTGTTCCAGGAAGAATTTCATCCACAGTATATTTAAAAGTATATGGATCTTCCTGATTTACTATACTCAGGATGAAATAATGATCTGCTCTTTTGGGCTGCTTTTTGATGATAGAATAAATAATTTTGGATTCTACTTCATCATTTCTTTTAGCACGGCTCAGATAAGCCAAGTTGGTTGCATATTTTGGAATGGACTCATCCAGTTTCATGTCTTTAAGAATGGATACGTATTTTTCTATTTTGACAAACTGGATAAATCTTGTCTTGATTAATCTTCCATTATACCATGCATACATAGAAACTCCAATAGAACCAGCCAATACAACTGTGATCCATCCACCTTCCATGAATTTGATGATATTGGCGCTGAAGAAACCTAATTCAATGGCCATGTAAACTAATGCAAAAAACAATATTAATATTTTACTTACCCTGTGTTTCAGTAACCAGAATACTAATAGAACGGTTGTCATTAACATCGTCACTGTAATGGAAAGCCCGTAAGCCGCTTCCATTTTCCCTGATTCTTTGAAGTGCAACACAACAATGATGCATAGGATAAGAAGTCCCCAGTTGATTCTTGGAATATACATCTGCCCTTTTACACCGGAAGGATAATCAATTTTCTGATTTGGCCAAAGGTTAAGAGACATTGCTTCTGAGAATATGGTGAAAGAACCTGTAATTAATGCCTGGCTGGCAATAATGGCTGCAGCTGTTGCCAGAATTACCCCTGGAATAATCATCCATTCCTGCATGATACCAAAGAATGGGTTTACTACGGAGAATCCGGGTTTATTATAATTGCTTAAAAGCCATGCTCCCTGCCCAAGATAGTTTAGAATAAGCATAATCTTAACGAATGCCCAGCTCACTCTGATGTTTTTAGCCCCGCAGTGTCCTAAATCAGAATACAGTGCTTCTGCCCCGGTAGTACAAAGGAAAACAGCTCCTAAAATAACAATCGCACTCGGAGAATTAGCAATAAGTTTATAAGCATAATAAGGGTTGAAAGATCTTAAGATCTCAAAATTTTCACTCAAATGCATCACTCCCAGACCTCCCAATACTAAAAACCAAACCACCATCACCGGGCCAAAAAACTTCCCGATAAAGCTGGTTCCGAATTGCTGTACCACAAAAATGGCAATCAGAATTCCGATAGTTATAGGAACAACAGGGGTATGTGGATTATAAATCTCAAGACCTTCAATAGCTGACATTACGGTAAGTGATGGTGTAATTACACCGTCTGCAATAAGGGCAGCAGCACCAATAATTGCAATGAGATACAGCCAACCTTTCTTAAGGTTTCTTACCAGTGAAAATAAGGCAAGAATTCCTCCTTCCCCTTTGTTATCTGCTCTCAAAGCAATGATCACATATTTTATTGTAGTCTGCAGGGTGAGGGTCCAAATAATACAGGAAAGAGCTCCTTCTATGTATTCATTAAAAGGCATATTGCTCCCTTGGGACCGTGCATTCACAATTGCTTTCATTACGTAAAGCGGAGAGGTACCAATATCTCCAAAAACAATTCCTAGAGACACTAAAACTCCTATAAAAGAAAGTTTCTTTATGTCAAAGTGGTAGCCATCTTCTGTAACTTCTGCCATATCAGCTTAATTTATTTTAAAGGCGCAAATTTATACTAATTTTATGACGTCAAGAATTTTTCTTCATGAATATAATAAATGAAAAAACTTCCTTTCGGAAGTTTTTCTCTATTATGATTACTTAACGTACATTGCTTTTTTAATTTCCTCTTTTACTTTTTCAAGCTTAGGGAACCATTCTGCAAATAATGCTGCTGAATATGGTGCTGGTGCATCAGGAGTAGTAATTCTCTTGATTGGAGCATCTAAATAATCGAATGCTTTCTGCTGTACCATATAAGTAATTTCAGAAGATACCGATCCAAATGGCCAAGCCTCTTCTAAGATTACCAGTCTGTTTGTTTTTTTAACTGATGTTAAAATTGTATCAAAATCTAAAGGACGAACAGTTCTAAGGTCAATAACTTCAACTGAAATTCCTTCTTTTTCCATGTCTTCAGCTGCCTGCATCGCCAGCTTCATGATCTTACCGAAAGAAACTAAAGTAACATCTTTACCTTCTTTTTTGATATCTGCTTTTCCGATAGGTAAATAGTACTCTTCTTCAGGAATTTCCATTTTATCACCGTACATTTGCTCAGATTCCATGAAAATAACCGGATCGTTATCCTGAATAGCTGTTTTCAATAATCCTTTTGCATCATAAGGGTTTGAAGGTACTACCACTTTAAGTCCAGGGCAGTTAGCAAACCAATTTTCAAAAGCCTGAGAGTGTGTAGCTCCTAATTGTCCTGCAGAAGCTGTAGGCCCACGGAAAACAATTGGGCAGTTCCACTGTCCACCACTCATCTGACGGATCTTAGCCGCATTATTAATAATCTGGTCAATTCCTACCAAAGAGAAATTGAATGTCATAAATTCTACGATAGGTCTGTTCCCATTCATTGCAGCTCCTACAGAAATCCCTGTAAATCCAAGTTCTGCAATCGGGGTATCGATCACTCTTTTTGGACCAAATTCATCCAGCATTCCTTTTGAAGCTTTATATGCACCATTATATTCTGCAACTTCCTCCCCCATCAGGTAAATGGATTCGTCTTTACGCATTTCCTCGCTCATTGCCTGCGCAATTACCTCACGAAAAGTATATTCTGCCATATTTTCTTGAAAAATTTAGACTACAAAAATAGTGTTTTTTTATTATACACATAATAAAAACGCGTTTCATTTGAATGAGATGCCTCAATATTAATAATAATTCAAAAAGGATGTTTTGCAGGAAAAGGGAGCTGAAAGC
Coding sequences:
- a CDS encoding OstA-like protein yields the protein MRIILFLFIFISTLGFAQDKTPVKRDPYLQTSSPAKPQPLKPEDKIKLINADKIIKDPTKYNGNQYFVGNVQIEQKGSILTADEVVLYSEENFAKAIGNTKLQNADGSVITAGEMEYDGNIQKGVARKNVVLTDPKQTIKTDVLYYDKLSSQAYFNTGGTISDSQGNVMYTKSATYFLDTKMIDFVGNVKIDNAQYIIEGVNIKQNQNTKVAEFFGPTTITNRANPKNRVYTERGTYRMETKEAFLNKNSKIFYNDKILTGDDMYFNQITGFGKATGNVKLDDPKERRYVKGGYGEIFEKKDSSMITKNPYAVKIMEKDTAYFAAEKIITYQRPDSLDIRIKKSFLRAYRKARIYKSNAQGRADSIAFNETDGVMHMYTKPILWSGEKQVTGDKVEAYFNTQNENIDSLKVIGNAFAISKVDSLNLKDEFNQVKGKFMTVYYQGNDIKEARVVGNAQSIAYVDDVNKETKKPERIGITLSACGIIGALFEERALQIISCSIGATSDTYPMSKIEPSKRKFPDFNWNTKDRIRKWQDILVDSPNYEEIKYTSDNELYDKAQEAIEKEQAKEEAKKPKRVRK
- a CDS encoding Fur family transcriptional regulator, whose product is MDTVQKEKNIALIKDVLRNYLLEKGFRNTPERYTILEEIYNMDHHFNVDDLYLLMMQKKYHVSKATIYNTIEIFLDAGLIRKHQFGEKTLTSSSYEKSYFDKQHDHLVIYKKDSDKEIEEIIEFCDPRIQGIKEAIEEAFGVKIDSHSLYFYGTKND
- a CDS encoding KUP/HAK/KT family potassium transporter; translated protein: MAEVTEDGYHFDIKKLSFIGVLVSLGIVFGDIGTSPLYVMKAIVNARSQGSNMPFNEYIEGALSCIIWTLTLQTTIKYVIIALRADNKGEGGILALFSLVRNLKKGWLYLIAIIGAAALIADGVITPSLTVMSAIEGLEIYNPHTPVVPITIGILIAIFVVQQFGTSFIGKFFGPVMVVWFLVLGGLGVMHLSENFEILRSFNPYYAYKLIANSPSAIVILGAVFLCTTGAEALYSDLGHCGAKNIRVSWAFVKIMLILNYLGQGAWLLSNYNKPGFSVVNPFFGIMQEWMIIPGVILATAAAIIASQALITGSFTIFSEAMSLNLWPNQKIDYPSGVKGQMYIPRINWGLLILCIIVVLHFKESGKMEAAYGLSITVTMLMTTVLLVFWLLKHRVSKILILFFALVYMAIELGFFSANIIKFMEGGWITVVLAGSIGVSMYAWYNGRLIKTRFIQFVKIEKYVSILKDMKLDESIPKYATNLAYLSRAKRNDEVESKIIYSIIKKQPKRADHYFILSIVNQEDPYTFKYTVDEILPGTVYKINFLLGFKVDRRINDYFNMVLKDLMADGTIPSRSSHPSLRAHDIPPDLKYVIIDNTYINDILLTVKQKITLNIYNFVKYIGSDDFKAWGVSSHNVEVESAPITELTVYDNKIEQSGYFRHNS
- a CDS encoding pyruvate dehydrogenase complex E1 component subunit beta yields the protein MAEYTFREVIAQAMSEEMRKDESIYLMGEEVAEYNGAYKASKGMLDEFGPKRVIDTPIAELGFTGISVGAAMNGNRPIVEFMTFNFSLVGIDQIINNAAKIRQMSGGQWNCPIVFRGPTASAGQLGATHSQAFENWFANCPGLKVVVPSNPYDAKGLLKTAIQDNDPVIFMESEQMYGDKMEIPEEEYYLPIGKADIKKEGKDVTLVSFGKIMKLAMQAAEDMEKEGISVEVIDLRTVRPLDFDTILTSVKKTNRLVILEEAWPFGSVSSEITYMVQQKAFDYLDAPIKRITTPDAPAPYSAALFAEWFPKLEKVKEEIKKAMYVK